In Allocoprobacillus halotolerans, a genomic segment contains:
- a CDS encoding 4Fe-4S dicluster domain-containing protein, producing MGKSLDSYCLQKEYDRLPAEIGVIVNNSSTAIALSKGIRNGEAITRRVVTFSGNGLKEPQNVDVAIGTPVNYIVEKIGGYIDDDCDGFLVGGGPMMGKSIVNDTFVIYSHNNAITVMKKENIQPLPCLKCGECTLHCPMHLQPVRIMQAEKAANVELIEKLDTDRCVECGMCTYICPSKIEVTDMVAKAKRRMQLAQRKKNA from the coding sequence ATGGGAAAGAGTCTTGATTCGTACTGTCTTCAAAAAGAATATGATCGTTTACCAGCAGAAATAGGAGTTATTGTCAATAACTCATCAACTGCGATTGCACTTTCAAAAGGAATCCGTAATGGAGAAGCAATTACACGTCGTGTTGTTACATTCTCTGGAAATGGATTGAAAGAACCACAAAACGTTGATGTGGCAATTGGAACACCAGTGAATTATATTGTTGAAAAAATTGGTGGATACATTGATGATGATTGTGATGGTTTCTTAGTTGGTGGTGGACCAATGATGGGAAAATCTATAGTCAATGATACTTTCGTGATTTATTCTCATAACAATGCAATTACAGTTATGAAAAAAGAAAACATTCAACCATTACCATGTTTAAAATGTGGTGAATGTACTTTACATTGTCCAATGCATTTACAACCAGTTCGTATTATGCAGGCAGAAAAAGCAGCCAATGTGGAATTGATTGAAAAATTAGATACTGATCGTTGTGTTGAATGTGGTATGTGTACATATATTTGTCCAAGTAAAATTGAAGTGACAGATATGGTAGCAAAAGCAAAACGTCGTATGCAATTAGCTCAAAGAAAGAAAAATGCGTAG
- a CDS encoding HlyC/CorC family transporter translates to MDSSHIVMIFAFIALISLSALFSMSETAFMSINKIRIKTLAEENNKKAILIRSLLDDQTRLLSSVLVGNNLVNIAASSLTTSFVISLLGNEGTGVAIATGVVTLIILIFGEITPKSLATQNAESIAFGVCRFIKLITIIFTPVVTILNIVSGLFIRLFGGDANNGPTMTEEDLKTIVTVSHEEGVLEDEEKEMIHNVFEFGDTEIKEVMTPRIHVESISTDTTYDEVIEVFRESQFSRLPVHNDSYDEIVGVLYIKDLFMYDVNRDDFDVTKIMRETYFVYEFNQISDVFEAMRKDHVSLAVVLDEYGVMSGIVTLEDIVEEIVGEIDDEYDEILQSIVDLGHGEYLIDGSLNIDEVNDVCDTTFDSEDFESIGGLVLGQCNGSPEMNQVIVIDGIEFTIKEIDKNRIVLLHLKKVLEDEEEKGEEKQD, encoded by the coding sequence ATGGACTCGAGTCATATAGTCATGATTTTTGCTTTTATTGCGCTTATTTCTTTATCGGCTCTTTTTTCAATGAGTGAAACAGCGTTTATGTCTATTAATAAAATAAGAATAAAAACTTTGGCAGAAGAAAATAACAAGAAAGCCATTCTTATTCGATCATTACTGGATGATCAGACACGTTTATTAAGTTCAGTCTTAGTGGGGAATAACTTAGTGAATATCGCTGCATCTTCATTAACGACATCTTTTGTGATTAGTCTTTTAGGAAATGAGGGAACAGGTGTTGCTATAGCAACTGGAGTTGTAACATTAATTATTTTGATTTTTGGTGAAATTACACCTAAATCTTTAGCTACTCAAAATGCGGAATCTATTGCATTTGGAGTTTGTCGTTTTATTAAACTTATTACAATTATCTTTACCCCAGTCGTTACGATATTAAACATTGTTTCAGGGCTTTTTATTCGCTTGTTTGGTGGAGATGCCAACAATGGTCCAACAATGACAGAAGAAGACTTAAAAACAATTGTGACGGTATCTCATGAAGAAGGCGTATTAGAAGATGAAGAAAAAGAAATGATTCATAATGTCTTTGAATTTGGTGATACTGAAATTAAGGAAGTCATGACACCAAGAATCCATGTTGAAAGTATTTCTACAGATACAACATATGATGAAGTGATTGAAGTTTTTAGGGAATCTCAATTTTCTAGATTACCTGTACATAATGATTCATATGATGAAATTGTAGGTGTTCTTTATATTAAGGATTTATTTATGTATGATGTCAATCGTGATGATTTTGATGTCACCAAAATCATGCGTGAAACATATTTCGTTTATGAATTTAATCAAATTTCTGATGTTTTTGAAGCTATGCGTAAAGATCATGTTTCATTAGCTGTTGTTTTAGATGAATATGGTGTGATGAGTGGAATTGTAACATTGGAAGATATTGTTGAGGAAATTGTTGGTGAAATTGATGATGAATATGATGAAATTTTACAGTCTATTGTAGATTTAGGACATGGTGAATATTTAATAGATGGAAGTTTAAATATTGATGAAGTCAATGATGTTTGTGATACAACTTTTGATTCTGAAGATTTTGAATCAATTGGTGGACTTGTTTTGGGACAATGTAATGGAAGTCCTGAAATGAATCAGGTTATAGTCATTGATGGAATTGAGTTTACAATTAAAGAAATTGATAAAAATAGGATTGTATTGTTGCATTTGAAAAAGGTTTTAGAAGATGAAGAAGAGAAAGGAGAGGAAAAACAGGATTAA
- a CDS encoding FMN-binding protein, translated as MKKILQLTVFLAIVAGLAGGALSFVNGMTDPIIQEQKIASVKENLVKIYSGGEEFKALEVSLSDYPALVSVYEADKGGSAVGYIYETSAQGYGGAVKALIALDKDGTYKGLQIIDCTSETKGIGDQITGESFINSVVGKNIGDSVDTISGATYSSKAVIEGIDQATQHYNENYK; from the coding sequence ATGAAGAAAATTTTACAATTAACTGTTTTCCTTGCAATTGTTGCTGGCCTAGCTGGTGGAGCTTTATCATTTGTAAATGGCATGACTGATCCAATTATTCAAGAACAGAAAATTGCCAGTGTTAAGGAAAACTTAGTCAAAATTTATTCTGGTGGAGAAGAATTTAAGGCTTTAGAGGTTTCATTGAGTGATTATCCTGCTTTGGTTTCTGTATATGAAGCTGATAAAGGTGGTAGTGCCGTTGGTTATATTTATGAAACATCTGCACAAGGATATGGTGGTGCAGTGAAAGCTTTAATTGCTTTAGATAAAGATGGAACATATAAAGGATTACAGATTATCGATTGTACATCTGAAACAAAAGGTATCGGTGATCAAATTACTGGTGAATCATTTATTAATAGTGTTGTAGGAAAGAATATTGGTGATTCTGTTGATACAATTTCTGGAGCAACTTATTCTTCAAAAGCTGTTATTGAAGGAATTGATCAAGCTACACAACATTATAATGAAAACTATAAATAA
- a CDS encoding TRAM domain-containing protein gives MRKERVEIKKLGINGEGIGYIHKKICFVQDALPGEIVDVEIIQETRQFLKGKVMNFIEKSQYRQSSFCKESKNCQGCALTTLEYSQHLTFKKGLLKDALKKYTHFDVERLPIQKTVKAPLTEHYRQVVSLPMTYFKGKVYAGIFQRETKYLTLMDQCPMQNQFINECIQKVEEILNAYHVRDYNDKVKKGLRFMRMRLIDGQIQILFVTGQDGMKQEVIDAISQIPAVKSIWYTINTTRYQQFEMQGYKKVYGQSYLPFECFGQKYLYSVKSEFPVYPEMEKESLNLFVHYYLIIPTFYH, from the coding sequence ATGAGAAAAGAAAGAGTAGAAATAAAGAAATTGGGAATTAATGGTGAAGGAATTGGATATATTCATAAAAAAATATGTTTTGTTCAAGATGCTTTACCAGGGGAAATTGTGGATGTAGAAATTATTCAAGAAACACGTCAATTTTTAAAAGGAAAAGTGATGAACTTTATTGAAAAATCTCAATATCGTCAATCTTCATTTTGTAAAGAATCTAAAAACTGTCAAGGTTGCGCCTTAACAACTCTTGAATATAGTCAACATCTGACATTTAAAAAAGGATTATTAAAAGATGCTTTGAAAAAATATACGCATTTTGATGTAGAACGTTTACCTATTCAAAAAACTGTAAAAGCACCATTGACTGAACATTATCGTCAAGTTGTTTCTTTACCAATGACTTATTTTAAAGGAAAGGTTTATGCAGGTATTTTTCAACGTGAAACAAAATATCTCACTTTAATGGATCAATGTCCAATGCAAAATCAATTCATCAATGAATGTATTCAAAAGGTTGAAGAGATTTTAAATGCTTATCATGTCAGAGATTATAATGATAAAGTTAAAAAAGGATTACGTTTTATGCGTATGCGTCTTATTGATGGACAAATTCAAATTTTATTTGTAACGGGACAGGATGGGATGAAACAAGAAGTGATAGATGCGATTAGTCAAATCCCAGCAGTTAAAAGTATTTGGTATACAATTAATACAACACGTTATCAGCAATTTGAAATGCAGGGATATAAGAAAGTTTATGGACAATCTTATTTACCATTTGAATGTTTTGGTCAAAAATATTTATATTCGGTTAAATCAGAGTTTCCAGTTTATCCAGAAATGGAAAAAGAAAGCTTGAACTTATTCGTTCATTATTATCTGATCATTCCAACATTTTATCATTGA
- a CDS encoding FMN-binding protein, whose translation MQWTYLETTDDGYVMQVSGFGGTANPMKVAVKIDGDTVSSVKVLEYAGETAGYGKDLIEAGTGGVLNDKAKAFYDQILNGSFATSDVDGIDTSTGATMTTKGIVNAIKGAIEQAQKAPVVDGDTYTYTLTASGFGGEANPMKIKVSVDKAKQTVTKVEIEEYAGETAGYGKDLIEAGTGGVLNDKAKTFHDNVLNGETKWDDVSGIDTSTGATMTSKGIVSAIQEAIDQTK comes from the coding sequence GTGCAATGGACATATCTTGAAACAACAGATGATGGATATGTAATGCAAGTGAGTGGATTTGGTGGAACAGCAAATCCTATGAAAGTGGCAGTTAAAATTGATGGAGATACTGTATCTTCTGTAAAAGTTCTTGAATATGCAGGAGAAACTGCTGGATATGGTAAAGACTTGATTGAAGCGGGAACAGGTGGCGTTTTAAATGACAAAGCTAAAGCTTTCTATGATCAAATCTTAAATGGAAGTTTTGCCACAAGTGATGTGGATGGTATTGATACATCTACTGGAGCAACAATGACGACTAAAGGTATTGTCAATGCTATTAAAGGAGCTATTGAACAAGCTCAAAAAGCACCTGTTGTTGATGGGGATACTTACACTTATACTTTAACTGCGAGTGGATTTGGTGGAGAAGCTAATCCAATGAAAATCAAAGTTTCAGTTGATAAAGCTAAACAAACTGTAACAAAAGTGGAAATTGAAGAATATGCAGGAGAAACTGCTGGATATGGTAAAGATTTAATTGAAGCGGGAACAGGTGGCGTTTTAAATGATAAAGCCAAAACATTCCATGATAATGTTTTAAATGGTGAAACAAAATGGGATGATGTTTCTGGTATTGATACATCAACAGGAGCAACAATGACTTCTAAAGGTATTGTAAGTGCTATTCAAGAAGCCATTGATCAAACAAAGTAG
- a CDS encoding RnfABCDGE type electron transport complex subunit D, with amino-acid sequence MKITLQRTSPNYRQKLSTHRIMRELTIGLLVLVAYSLYFYYYNYTTNDALIHVALMYVVSVVVALATEVVWALVHKENVLNYLKNSFAWVTAIIFTLTLPAGTPLYVTAIGSFIAIFFGKLVYGGFGHNIFNPALVGRVVVHLAYGAQLVATIPDSIDIVSSATPTTMLAGTSWLGGDAFSYTLMDLFLGNHTGALGETCIALILVVGVILALRRVFDARIPVAYMGTILVLSEVFALVNGLDPITYPIIHLCLGGAMFGAVFMATDPVTSPSSPLGKIIYGICLGFLTMIIRLKANYPEGVLFSILMMNMLTPLIDSFVLGRTDQNVGKQWASIGVSLVVAIACVFGISTGIKNDIAAAEQEAIEAQKEKEEAEKKKLKKRLIKCNGHILKQQMMDM; translated from the coding sequence ATGAAAATTACTTTACAAAGAACATCACCAAATTATCGCCAAAAACTCTCTACACATCGTATTATGAGAGAATTAACAATTGGTTTATTGGTGCTTGTTGCTTATTCTTTATATTTTTATTACTATAACTATACAACAAATGATGCCTTAATCCATGTGGCATTAATGTATGTTGTATCTGTTGTTGTTGCTTTAGCAACAGAAGTTGTATGGGCACTTGTCCATAAAGAAAATGTCTTAAATTATTTAAAAAATAGCTTTGCATGGGTAACAGCGATTATCTTTACATTAACATTACCTGCTGGAACTCCATTATATGTAACTGCTATTGGTTCATTTATTGCGATTTTCTTTGGAAAATTAGTATATGGTGGTTTTGGACACAATATCTTTAACCCAGCGTTAGTAGGGCGTGTGGTTGTACATTTAGCGTATGGAGCACAGCTTGTAGCGACTATTCCTGATAGTATTGATATAGTTTCTTCAGCGACTCCAACAACAATGTTAGCAGGAACTTCATGGTTAGGTGGAGATGCTTTCTCTTATACTTTAATGGATTTATTTTTAGGAAATCATACAGGAGCATTAGGAGAAACTTGTATCGCATTAATCCTTGTGGTTGGTGTTATCCTTGCCTTAAGACGTGTGTTTGATGCGAGAATTCCAGTGGCTTATATGGGTACAATTCTTGTCTTAAGTGAAGTCTTTGCTTTAGTGAATGGTTTAGATCCAATTACTTATCCAATTATTCATTTATGTTTAGGTGGAGCTATGTTTGGTGCTGTCTTTATGGCAACAGATCCAGTGACATCACCTTCAAGTCCATTAGGAAAAATTATTTATGGTATTTGTTTAGGATTTTTAACAATGATTATTCGTTTAAAAGCGAATTATCCTGAAGGTGTTTTATTCTCAATTTTAATGATGAATATGTTAACACCATTAATTGATTCATTTGTTTTAGGTAGAACAGACCAAAACGTTGGTAAACAATGGGCTTCTATTGGTGTGAGTTTAGTAGTGGCTATTGCTTGTGTCTTTGGTATTAGTACAGGTATTAAAAATGATATTGCTGCAGCTGAGCAAGAAGCTATTGAAGCACAAAAAGAAAAAGAAGAAGCTGAAAAGAAAAAGCTGAAGAAGAGGCTAATAAAGTGCAATGGACATATCTTGAAACAACAGATGATGGATATGTAA
- a CDS encoding MarR family winged helix-turn-helix transcriptional regulator, giving the protein MFRDPLGYRLKTLSNLMKKNMDKHFGPQHDRATMMQTWIIGFVQLRDSEGKDTFQKDIEEEFSINRSTTSEMLTLMSKRKLIERVPVDYDGRLKKIVLTQKSLEIHEWINQTMKQVHEKLTEGLSSEEIETFIRISDKMIHNLSKDDVNQEDKN; this is encoded by the coding sequence GTGTTTAGAGATCCTTTGGGATATCGTTTGAAAACATTAAGTAATCTGATGAAGAAAAATATGGATAAACATTTTGGTCCTCAACATGACCGTGCGACCATGATGCAAACATGGATTATTGGATTTGTTCAATTAAGAGATAGCGAAGGCAAAGACACATTTCAAAAAGATATTGAAGAAGAATTTTCTATTAATCGTTCAACAACTTCTGAAATGTTAACTTTGATGAGTAAAAGAAAACTAATTGAACGTGTTCCAGTTGATTATGATGGACGTTTAAAGAAGATTGTTCTGACACAAAAGAGTTTAGAAATTCATGAATGGATTAATCAGACAATGAAACAGGTTCATGAAAAATTGACTGAAGGTTTATCATCTGAGGAAATTGAAACTTTTATTCGTATTTCTGATAAGATGATTCACAATTTATCCAAAGATGATGTGAATCAAGAGGATAAAAATTGA
- a CDS encoding electron transport complex protein RnfA, with protein sequence MELVSLFIGLTFVNNVVLSKFYAICPLLGVSKKPKNALNMGYAVTFVIFLASIITYLIYYHVLVPLKITYLDLITFILVIASLVQFVEMFLKKTSPEIYKSMGVYLPLITTNCAVLGVALDNISAGYTLIEAMVAGLAVPIGFTIVIYVFATIRERLDIANVPESFKGTPIALITAGIMACAIAGIAGLV encoded by the coding sequence ATGGAATTAGTGAGTTTATTTATTGGATTAACGTTTGTTAATAACGTTGTATTAAGTAAGTTTTATGCTATTTGTCCATTGTTAGGTGTTTCTAAAAAACCTAAGAATGCTTTGAATATGGGATATGCTGTGACATTTGTTATTTTCTTAGCATCTATTATCACATATCTTATCTATTATCATGTATTAGTACCATTAAAAATTACTTATTTAGATTTAATTACATTTATTTTAGTCATTGCGTCTTTGGTACAATTTGTTGAAATGTTCTTAAAGAAAACAAGTCCAGAAATCTATAAATCTATGGGTGTTTATTTACCATTAATTACAACAAACTGTGCTGTACTTGGAGTTGCATTAGATAATATCAGTGCCGGATATACACTCATTGAAGCAATGGTAGCTGGTCTTGCTGTGCCAATTGGATTTACAATTGTTATTTATGTATTTGCGACAATTCGTGAAAGATTGGATATTGCCAATGTACCAGAAAGCTTTAAGGGAACACCAATTGCTTTAATTACAGCTGGTATTATGGCATGTGCTATTGCCGGAATCGCAGGTCTTGTTTAA
- a CDS encoding YihY/virulence factor BrkB family protein, with the protein MREFYERCTIIYDDYRTAIPPYAAAALSFYLLLLLIPAFTLIAIGTSLFNIDMTVLQNIIEQFVVKEYALMLIDILQSRSFNTVAFVTIIVSVYTVSRGIGNIYEISKRMYQPETEESILGFYIYTIKITIYLLLLLIGVIAITAIGPLAYIFNFLYSYAGIRHILLYALICFCLTGIYMIVPRMKIHYSDAFQGALIASVLLLILYYALSFYLQIADYQSVYGPLASIVIVLFVFNWTAEFFYIGMYITNILYFRRISDEKRKSRNKEIGN; encoded by the coding sequence ATGAGAGAATTCTATGAGCGCTGTACAATTATATACGATGATTATCGCACTGCTATACCACCATATGCTGCAGCGGCATTATCGTTTTATCTGTTGTTGTTGCTGATTCCAGCTTTTACATTAATTGCAATTGGAACTTCACTTTTTAACATTGATATGACGGTTTTACAAAATATTATTGAACAATTTGTTGTCAAAGAATATGCTTTGATGTTAATTGATATATTGCAATCCCGTTCTTTTAATACTGTTGCCTTTGTTACAATTATTGTTTCTGTCTATACGGTATCACGAGGAATTGGTAATATTTATGAAATTAGTAAGCGTATGTATCAACCTGAAACAGAAGAAAGTATTTTAGGTTTTTATATCTATACGATTAAAATTACGATTTATTTACTGTTATTATTGATAGGTGTGATTGCGATTACTGCGATTGGACCATTGGCTTATATATTTAACTTTTTATATTCATATGCAGGCATTCGTCATATTTTATTATACGCTTTGATTTGTTTTTGTTTGACAGGTATATATATGATTGTTCCTAGAATGAAAATTCATTACAGTGATGCTTTTCAAGGAGCTTTGATTGCTAGTGTTTTATTGTTGATATTGTATTATGCTTTAAGTTTTTATTTACAGATTGCTGATTATCAGTCTGTATATGGACCTTTAGCGTCTATTGTCATTGTTTTGTTTGTGTTTAATTGGACTGCCGAATTTTTCTATATCGGCATGTATATTACAAATATATTATATTTCAGGAGGATCTCTGATGAGAAAAGAAAGAGTAGAAATAAAGAAATTGGGAATTAA
- the fucO gene encoding lactaldehyde reductase, with protein sequence MANRFVLNETSYHGKGAINEIPNEAKARGFKKALVCSDPDLIKFDVTKKVTDLLDEAGLAYEVYSDIKPNPTIENVQHGVEALHAAEADYIIAIGGGSSMDTAKAVGIIDRNPEFADVRSLEGVADTKNPCTPIFAVPTTAGTAAEVTINYVITDAQKDRKMVCVDVHDIPVVAFVDPDMMASMPKGLTAATGMDALTHAIEGYITKGAWEMSDMFHLKAIEIIAKNLRGAVDNTPEGREGMALGQYIAGMGFSNVGLGLVHSMAHPLGALYDTPHGVANAIILPTVMAYNAPYTGKKYKDIAEAMGVDTTGMTQDEYRQAAIDAVKQLSTDVGIPADLKEIVKVEDLDFLSESALADACCPGNPRDTTVEEIKALYQSLL encoded by the coding sequence ATGGCAAACAGATTTGTATTAAATGAAACAAGTTATCATGGAAAAGGAGCAATCAATGAAATCCCTAATGAAGCTAAAGCAAGAGGATTCAAAAAAGCATTAGTTTGTTCAGATCCAGACTTGATTAAATTTGATGTAACTAAAAAAGTTACAGATTTATTAGATGAAGCAGGATTAGCTTATGAAGTTTATTCAGATATCAAACCTAATCCAACTATTGAAAATGTTCAACATGGTGTTGAAGCATTACATGCAGCTGAAGCTGATTATATTATTGCAATTGGAGGAGGATCATCAATGGATACAGCTAAAGCAGTTGGTATTATTGATAGAAACCCTGAATTTGCAGATGTAAGAAGTCTTGAAGGTGTCGCTGATACAAAGAATCCTTGTACACCAATTTTTGCTGTACCTACAACAGCTGGAACAGCTGCTGAAGTGACAATTAACTATGTTATTACTGATGCTCAAAAAGATAGAAAAATGGTATGTGTAGATGTTCATGATATTCCAGTTGTTGCATTTGTTGATCCTGATATGATGGCTTCAATGCCAAAAGGTTTAACAGCTGCAACTGGTATGGATGCTTTAACACATGCAATTGAAGGTTATATCACAAAAGGTGCATGGGAAATGAGTGATATGTTCCATTTAAAAGCTATTGAAATCATTGCAAAAAATTTAAGAGGAGCTGTTGACAATACACCTGAAGGTAGAGAAGGTATGGCTTTAGGTCAATATATCGCAGGTATGGGATTCTCTAATGTTGGTTTAGGATTAGTTCATAGTATGGCTCATCCTTTAGGGGCATTATATGATACACCTCATGGTGTTGCTAATGCAATTATCTTACCAACAGTTATGGCATACAATGCACCATATACTGGTAAAAAATATAAAGATATTGCTGAGGCTATGGGTGTTGATACAACAGGTATGACGCAAGATGAATATCGTCAGGCAGCCATTGATGCAGTGAAACAATTATCTACAGATGTTGGTATTCCAGCAGATTTAAAAGAAATTGTCAAAGTAGAAGATTTAGATTTCTTAAGTGAAAGTGCATTGGCTGATGCTTGTTGTCCTGGTAATCCTCGAGATACAACTGTGGAAGAAATCAAAGCATTATATCAATCTTTATTATAA
- the rsxE gene encoding electron transport complex subunit RsxE — MKKFDVFKKGLFAENPIFVLLLGLCSSLAITTSLTNAIGMGMAVICVLLMSNFIISLLRKIIPNEIRIPVFIVIIATLVKCVQMIMNAYTPALYESLGVFIPLIVVNCIILGRAESFASKNGVVDSILDALGMGIGYTFAVVIISFFRELIGTGGLSLYNPFDASQIIFQFNFFGDYAVSLFTQPAGAFITLGTILAFIQFLKVRKAKKVRSNSLWN, encoded by the coding sequence ATGAAGAAATTTGATGTATTTAAAAAAGGATTATTTGCTGAAAATCCAATCTTTGTTTTATTGTTAGGTCTATGTTCATCCCTAGCAATTACAACTTCATTAACAAATGCGATTGGTATGGGAATGGCTGTTATTTGTGTTTTGTTGATGAGTAACTTTATTATTTCTTTATTAAGAAAAATCATTCCTAATGAAATTAGAATTCCAGTATTTATTGTTATTATTGCAACACTTGTTAAATGTGTGCAAATGATTATGAATGCTTATACACCTGCATTGTATGAATCTTTAGGTGTTTTCATTCCATTGATTGTTGTTAACTGTATTATTTTAGGAAGAGCTGAAAGTTTCGCTTCTAAAAATGGTGTAGTTGATTCAATTTTAGATGCTTTAGGAATGGGAATTGGATATACATTTGCAGTTGTCATTATTTCATTCTTTAGAGAATTGATTGGTACAGGTGGTTTATCATTATACAACCCATTTGATGCAAGTCAAATTATTTTCCAATTCAATTTCTTTGGTGATTATGCAGTTAGCTTGTTTACACAACCAGCTGGAGCTTTCATCACTTTGGGTACAATTCTAGCCTTTATTCAATTCTTAAAAGTAAGAAAAGCAAAGAAAGTGAGGTCAAATAGTTTATGGAATTAG
- a CDS encoding (Fe-S)-binding protein — translation MQISAIFALLVIGAVLGCVLGIANQYLRVEEDNRIGDVTEMLPGANCGGCGYPGCAGFAGALVEGNAPKVSACVVSNQETREKLHNI, via the coding sequence ATGCAAATTAGTGCTATATTCGCATTGCTTGTCATTGGTGCTGTACTTGGATGTGTTTTAGGTATTGCTAATCAATACTTGCGTGTAGAAGAAGATAATCGCATTGGTGATGTGACAGAAATGTTACCAGGTGCCAATTGTGGTGGATGTGGTTATCCAGGTTGTGCAGGTTTTGCTGGTGCTTTGGTTGAAGGAAACGCTCCAAAAGTCTCTGCGTGCGTTGTCAGCAATCAGGAAACAAGAGAAAAATTGCACAATATTTAA